DNA from Amycolatopsis sp. DSM 110486:
CGGTCGGTGCCCGGTCTCTTCCACACCCAGGGCGGGCTGCTCGTCGACGGGCACGCCCGGCCGACCACCGACACCGGCCCCATCCCGGGCCTCTACGCCGTCGGCGGCGTCGCCACCGGCATCAGCGGCCACACCGGCGGCGCCGGCTACAGCTCCGGCAACGGCCTCCTGGCCGCCCTCGGCCTCGGCCACCTCGCCGGCACCCACGCCGGCTCCCTCCTGCGATGAGGAGTTCGCCTGCCTTCCCTCCCCACCGCTCGGCCTGACCCTGCTGACACAGCCGCGGAGCGAGCGATGGCCCGGGACCTGCTCGGTACTCCCGTGTGGACAGTGCGGCCGGGCCCAAGTGTCCACAAGAGAGTGTCCGCGCCAGGACCTAAGTGACCCAGCGCCATTCGTGGCGGCCGGGGGTGAGTATTTCTGTGGCGAGGTGAGCTTGGGTGGCCGAGACGAAACCGGCGAGATAGGCGAGGCCGGCGGCGGTGATGATGTCGATGGTGCCGTTGCGGAGGGCGGTGAGAGTGGTCGGCAGATGTGACGCGAGGGCGGCGTGAAGAGCCGTGACGGCTTCGGTTTCGGTATGGGACAGGGCCAGACGGCGGGAGATCTCGGTGGCTGTGTGAGCAGTGGAGGACTTCATGCCAAAAACTGTATCGAACACCTGATCGACAACGCAGTCGCTGAATCGGGTGGTCTCGGCGCGGGTCACTGAATCAGCAGCGACGGCGATCGCGCAGTCGACTCTCACGACTGCCCTGACTCGGCCCACCGACACGGTTCGAGTAGCGGGGTCCTCTGACACGGCCCGCTCGCCCGCTCGCCCAACCCGGCTCGCTCGACCAACCCGGCTCTGGTTGCCAGCTCGGTCAAGCCGAATCGTTCGGCTCGCGGCCCTCCGGCTCGGTTCCGCCAACGGACTCAGCTCGACTCGCCTCGGCTACCGCACTCGGCAGGCCCGGCTCGATTCGGCCCGCCCGGCCGGGCTCCGTTCGACTTCCGGATCCACTGAGCCAAGCCTGCCCCAGGTCGAGCCGAGGCCGGCCGGCCTCGGCTCGACTGCCTCGGCTCAGTTCGACTCCGGCTCGGCCACAGGACTCGACCGACCTGGTTCGGTTCGACTCAACCAGCTCGACTCGGCCAGCTCGACCCGGTTCCGCTCGACTCGACCAGCTCAGCTCGGCGACTCGAAGCAGCCCTAACAGCCCATTGGGCCGTTAGCTTCAAGAGTCCGGCTACTCTGGGTAGACCATGTCGAAGGGATGGCGACCGTGATGCGTCGGGTTCGTCGGGCGGCCGCCCTGGTTGTTGCGTTGCTGTTGTTGTTCGGGGAGCCCTGGTCGGTGTTCGTGTTGTTGCCGGGGTGGCCGGTGGCGGGGACCGTCGCGGGGACGGTGGTGTTCGCGGGCGCGATGGTGGCGTTCCCGGTGCTGATGTTCCAGGGCCACGGGCCGAGGCAGAGCGATGCGGCGGCGCGGGCCGGGGACGTCATGCTGGGCACCGCCTGGGTGCTGTTCACCTGGAGCGTCCTCGGGCACGTGTTGCGGCTGGCGCTGCTGGTCGCGGGTGTCGACGACCCCGCGCGGCCGCGGATCGTGGCGGCGGCGAGCCTGGTGGTGTCGGTGGTGTTGCTCGTGGTCGGCAACCGGATCGCGATGCGGGTGCCGCCGGTGAAGGAAGTGGACGTGGTGATCCCGCGGCTGGGCGCGGGCGTCGACGGGCTGCGCGTCGCGGTCATCACCGACACGCACTACGGCCCCCTCGACCGCACCAAGTGGTCGGAGAAGCTGGTCGCCGAGGTGAACCGGCTGCAGGCAGACGTCGTCTGCCACGCGGGCGACCTCGCCGACGGGTCGGTCGCCAAGCGCCGCAAGCAGGTCGACCCGCTGGGCGGCGTGCAGGCCGGCCTCGGCCGTTTCTACATCACCGGCAACCACGAGTACTTCGGCGAAGCCCAGGCCTGGCTCGACCACATGGCGAGCCTCGGCTGGGACACCCTCCACAACCGCAGCACCCTCGTCGAACGCGGCGGCGACCGCATCCTCTTCGCCGGCATCGACGACCCCACCGGCGCGGCCTCCGGGCTGCCCGGCCACGGCCCCGACCTGCCCGCCGCCCTCGCCGGCGCGGATCCGGACGTCCCCGTCGTCCTCCTCGCCCACCAGCCCAAGCAGGTCAAACAGGCCCGCGAAGCCGGCGTCGACCTGCAGATCTCCGGTCACACCCACGGCGGCCAGATCTGGCCGTTCCACCTGCTCGTCCGCCTCGACCAGCCCACCCTCTCCGGCCTCACGCCCCACGGCCCCCGCACCCAGCTCTACAACAGCCGCGGCTCCGGCTTCTGGGGCCCTCCGTTCCGCGTGTTCGCCCCCAACGAGATCAGCCTCCTCACCCTCCGCCGCGCCGCCTGACCTGGGCACCACCGGCCCTCGACCGCCCGGCCTGACGCGAGCAACGACAGGCCGGGCGAGCGCTTCGAAGCGACCCGGCCAGGCCCGCCGTCGACGACCTCAACCCGGCCACCACGCCTGACCTGAGCACGGCCGACCGACTGGCCTGACGCGAGCAACAGCAGGCCGGGCAAGTGCTTCCACGGGACCCAGCGATCCGCCGCGCCGCCCGACCGGCCCCGCTCGCCCAAAAACTGGCCTGACCCCAACCCGGCGAGCACGCCTGACCTGAGCACCGCCGACCCTCGACCTCCCGGCCCGACTCGATCACCGACAGGCCCGGCGAGAGCTTCGGCGCGTCGCACGCGACCTCGTCAGGCTCAACCCCGGCGCACCTTCGCCTGAAATCACCAACGCCAACCCCCACGGCACCTCCTCAACTCGCTCCACCGACTAATTTTTTTGTCTTGACAACAACAACGATCGGTGACAGCCTTCTCCCCAAGCGACCAACCGAGGAGTCCCCACCAAGCGCACCATCAACCACTGAAGGAGGCAAAACCCATGCCCACCACCGCTTCCGCCGACGGCACCACCCTCGGCTACACCCGCGTCGGCACCGGGCCGTCGCTCGTGCTCGTCGACGGGGCGATGTGTTACCGCGGCTCGACGCCCAACGACGCCATCGCGAAGGAACTCGCCGGCCGCTTCACCGTCTTCACCTTCGACCGCCGCGGCCGGGGCGAAAGCGGGAACACGCTGCCCTACGACGTGGAGCGCGAGGTGGAAGACGTCGCCGCCGTCGTCAAGGAGGCGGGTGGCGAAGCCGGCCTCTTCGGGATCTCCTCGGGAGCCGTGCTCGCGCTCGAAGCAGCACAGCGCGGGGTGCCGACGAACAAACTCGCCGTGTACGAGCCGCCGTTCGTCGTCGACGGGTCGCGCAAGCCCCTCGAACGCGACTACACCGAGAAGCTCGAGCAGGCCGTCAAGGACGACAACCGAGCGGAAGCCGTCCGCCTCTTCATGCGCGTCGGTGTCGAACTGCCCGCGCCCATGGTCGCGATGATGCGCCTCATGCCCGCGTGGCCGAAGCTCAAGCGCGTGGCCCACACGCTCCCCTACGACAACGCGGTGATGGACGGCAACCAAGCCGGCCGGCCGCTCCCCGAAGGACGCTGGTCAGGCATCGCCGCGCCCACACTGGTCATCGACGGTGGCAAGAGTCCCCAGTGGATGCGCGCCGGCGTCTCGCAACTCGCCCGTACCCTGCCGGGCGCCACCTACCGCACTCTCCCGGGCCAGACCCACCTCGTGAAGGCCAAGGCGCTCGCCCCCGTGCTTGCGGAGTTCTTCACACCTCGCTGACACCGCGAACGGCCGTACGGCAAGCTGACCGGGTGGCCACGCGAGCGCTGATCTTCGACTTCGACGGAACGCTGGCCGACACGGAAGCCGCGGTGCTGCAGTCGTGGCAGGAGATGTTCCGCGACCACGGCACGGAGCTCCCGCTGGAGGTCTGGCACACCGTGATCGGCACGCAGAACACGGCCGCCACGATGTTCGAGCTGCTGGCCGAGCGCGTCGCGAACATCGACCCCGAGCAGCTGCGCCCGGGGATGCGCGCCCGCGTCCACCAGCTGCTGGAAGCCGAAGGCCCGCGCGAGGGCGTGCTCGGCTACCTCGACGAAGCCGCGAGCCGGAACCTCAAGCTCGGCGTCGCGTCCAGCTCCTCGGGCACCTGGGTCCACGGCCAGCTCGCCCGCCTCGGCCTCGCCGAACGGTTCGGATCCGTCGAGACCGGCGACCGCCACGCCGCCAAACCGCGCCCCGACACCTATCTCGCCGCGCTGGCCACGCTCGACGTCGTGGCCGACCAGGCCATCGCCTTCGAGGACTCGCCCCACGGCGTCAGCGCCGCCAAGGCCGCGGGCATTCCGACGGTCGCCGTGCCGAACGCCATCACCACCGTGCTCGACTTCGGTCACGCCGACCTGGTGCTGCCGTCGTTCACGGCCAAACCGCTGGCCGAGGTCCTCGACCTCCTGGGCTAGACCAATTCGGACAGCCGGTCGAGGAACGCCCGCTGCCCCTTCACGAGCTTCACCCGCGCGTCGTCCAGCCCGAACCACTCGACGCGGTCCACCTCCGGGAACTCCTGCTTGCGCCCCGAGCGCGGCGGCCACTCCAGCTCGAACGTCCCCGGCACGACCGCCGCCGGGGCCAGGTCCGCCTCCACGGCCCACGCCGTGACGACCTTCCCCGACTGCCGCACGTCACCCAGCGCGAGCCACTCTCCGTCGGGCGCGGGCAGGCCGAGCTCCTCCGCGAACTCGCGCCGGGCGGCGGCCACCGGCTCCTCGCCGTCCTCGAGCTCGCCCTTGGGCAGCGACCATGCGGCCTCGTCCTTCTTTGCCCAGAACGGCCCGCCCATGTGCGCGAGCAGCACCTCGACCTCGTCGCGCCGGCGGAAGAGCAGCAGCCCAGCGCTGTGTTTGGCAGCCATCGCGACAGTCTGCCGGAACCCCTCCGAAAAAGTTTCCGCACCCGTGTCGATCCGCGTCGAGCCGGTTCGACGCATCGGCAAAAGGGAAAAACACTCGGAGGGAACCGGAAAATGACCACCATCACCCGCACCCAGGCCACCCCGTCCACCGCGTCGGCCACGAAGCCGCAGCTCGTCGAGCGCGTCCGCCCGATCGTGCTGGCCCTGTTCCGAGTCGTCACGTCCGCCCTGTTCCTGATCCACGGCCTGGCCGGCTTCGGCTTCTTCGGCGGCATCGACGGGCAGGGCGGGGCCGTGCCGTTCGGCAGCTTCCCCGGCTTCTGGGCCAGCGCGATCGAGGTCGTCGGCGCCGTGCTGATCCTGCTGGGTGTGGCGACGCGACCGGCCGCGATCGTGCTGTCCGGTGTGATGGCCTACGCCTACTTCACCGTCCACGCGCCGTTGGGCCTGCTGCCGATGCAGAACATGGGCGAGCCGGCCGCGCTGTACTCGTGGATCTTCCTGACGATCGCCTTCACCGGTCCGGGCGCGTTCGCCCTGGGCAGCCTGCGAAACCGGGCCGAGAAAGCGCGTCAGTAGCCCGCGGCCGCCAGGTCGCTGTACTTCACCACGTGCTCCATGAGGATCGTCAGCACCTGCTTGGTGGACTCCCGCTCACGGGCGTCGCACAGCAACAGGGGAACGTCCGGGTCGAGGTCCAACGCGGCCCGGACCTCTTCCGTGCCGTAGCGGTACGCGCCGTCGAAGCAGTTCACACCCACGATGAACGGCAGGCCGCGCCGCTCGAAGAAGTCCACCGCGGCGAAGCACGATTCCAGCCGCCGCGTGTCGGCCAGCACCACGGCACCCAGCGCGCCCTCGGCCAGCTCGTCCCACATGAACCAGAACCGATCCTGCCCGGGCGTGCCGAACAGGTACAGGATCAGCTCGGGGTTGATGGTGATGCGGCCGAAGTCCAGCGCGACGGTGGTGGTGGTCTTCTGCTCCACGCCCGAGAGGTCGTCGACGCCCTCGGAAGCGGTGGTGATCACCTCTTCCGTGCGCAGCGGGGGGACCTCGCTGACCGACCCGACCATCGTGGTCTTGCCGACCCCGAACCCGCCGGCGATCAGCACTTTGACCGCGGTCGCGGTCAGCGCGCGCCGGGGTTCAGAGTTTCCGGATGCCATCGAGAACCGCCTGGAGTACGTGTTTGTTCGGGGCTTCGGTCGGTGGTGCAGCGGTGCGGAACAGCACCAGGTTCTGCTCGATCAGATCACTCAGCAGAACCTTGACCACAGGCAGGGGCAGGTCCACGCGCGCGGCCACCTCGGCGACCGACGTCGGTTTCTGGCACAGGCTCAGGATCTGCGCGTACTCCGGCTCGATCGCGGCCACCTCGCGCGCGGTGCGCATGGCGACCACGAGCGTGATCAGGTCCAGCCCGAGCGTGTCCGAGCGGGTGCGCCCGCCCGTGACGGCGTAGGAGCGGACCAGCGGCCCGGCCTCGTCGTCGAACCAGGACTCGTGCCGGCCGCTCATGGCGAGGTCCGCTGGACCACTCCGGCCCGCGGTGCCGCCGTGAGCACCGCGCCGACCCGCTTGACCATCAGGTTCATCTCGTACGCCACGAGCCCCATGTCCGCGTCGGCGCTCGCCAGCAGCGCGAGGCACGCGCCGCGGCCGGCGGCCGTCACGAAGAGGAACGCGTGATCCATCTCCACCATCGTCTGCCGCACGTTGCCGCCGCCGAAGTGACGTCCGGTGCCCCTCGCGAGGCTCTGGAACGCCGAAGCGACCGCCGACAGGTGCTCACCGTCCTCTTCGGACAGGTTGCTCGACCGGCCGATCAGCAGCCCGTCGGAAGAAAGCACCACTGCCCGCTCGGCACCGGCGACCCGCTTGACGAGGTCGTCGAGCAACCAGTCGAGCTCGTTGACGCCGTTGTTGGCCATCAGTCGCGATCTCCGTACCTGTTGTCGTCGTAGTCGACTTCCGTCTCCCGGGCGCGCCGGGTGCCCTGCTGGAACGCCGTGAGGCGGTTGCGGGCGAGTTCCGGCGTGTCCTCCCGGGCATCCTGGAGCTCGTGCGCCGGACGGTCCTCGCGCAGCTGGGGCACGAGGTTCTGCTGACGCCGGCGCTGAGGCAGCGCCGGGCGTCCGGGTGCTTCCGGCCGGTGCGGCTGCTGGGGGCGGCCGTTCTCCGGTGCCGGCCGCGGCTCGTGCGCGGGCCACGCCGGCTGGGGCGGGCGAGGCGGCCGGGCGGCACGCGGCGGAGCGGGCTGCTCGACCGGCGGCGCGGGCGGCTCGTACGCGGGCTGTTCCACCGCCGCGACCGGAGCCGGCTCGGGACGCAACCGGGCCGCCCGCCGGCCGACGCGGCTCATGCGCACCGGGTCCTGCACCGGCCGCTCGGGCACCGGCGCCGGGGCCTGCTCCTCGGCGACGTCCGGCGCCGCCTCGGCCAGCGGGGCCAGCAGATCCCTGCGCACCAGCACGATCGCGCGTGTGCCGCCGTAGGCCGACTCCCGCAGGTGCACGGAGATGCCGTGGCGCGACGCGAGCCGCGCGACCACGAACAGGCCCAGCCGGGGCTCGTCCGACAGCGCCATGATCCCGAAGTCCGGCGGGTCGGCGAGCATCGCGTTGAACTCGTCCGACTGCTCCTTCTCCAGCCCGAGGCCCTGGTCCTCGACCTCGATCACCACACCCTTGCCGACGATGTTGCCGCGCAGCTCGACGCGCGCCTCGGGCGGCGAGAACGACGTCGCGTTGTCGATCAGCTCCGCCAGCAGGTGCACGAGGTCGCCGACCACCGGCCCGCGCACGGCGATCGACGGCAGCGCGGCCGTCTTCACGCGCGAGAAATCTTCGGTCTCGGCCGCCGCGCCCCGCACCAGCTCCGCCAGGCCGACGGGGTTGCGCCACTGCCGGCCGGGCTGGCCACCGCCGAGGATGATCAGGTTCTCGGCGTTGCGACGGGCGCGCGTGGACAGGTGGTCGAGCTGGAAGAGCGTGTCCAGCTGGTCCGGGTCCTCCTGCTTGCGCTCGGCCGCGTCGAGCACCTTCAGCTGCCGGTGCACGATGACCTGGCTGCGGTGGGCGATGTTGAGGAACACCGTCTTGGTGCCCTCCCTCGTCTTCGCCTCTTCGACCGCGGCGGCGATGGCCGCCTGCTGTGCCTTGTTGAACGCCTCGGCGACCTCGCCGATCTCGTCGTCACCGTGGTCGAGGAAGTGCCCGCCCTCCTCGAGGTCCACGGGTTCGCCCGCCCGCACGCGCTCCACCAGCTCCGGCAGCCGGACCTCGGCCGCGTCGAGCGTGTCCTCCCGCAGCCGCGCGAGGCGCGCGATGAACCGGCGCGACAGGCGCAGTGCGATGAGCACCACGATGATCGCGATGAGCACCGCGGCGGCGCCGGCGATGATCGAGTTGGTGAGCGTGGTGTCGGCGTCGGCGATCGCCGCGTTGGTGGCGGCCGCGCTCTGCGTCACGAACATCGTCATCAACGTGGTGGCGACCTGGTGCGCGGCGTCGCGCCACTGCTGCTGCGGCACGGGCAGCTGCTTTTCGCCCGCCAGGAACGCGTTTTCGACCTGCGTGACGGTGCGCCAGTCCGGTCCGGCCACGAGCTTGTCGTAGCTCGCGCGCACCTGCGGCAGCATCTGCGGCACGGACTGTTCCAGCTGCGCGTGATACGCGCCGATCTGCCCGATGTACGCGCGCTGCTCGTCGCCGTTCAGGCCGCCCGAGGCGAGCCCGGCCGCCGACAGGGCGTCGCTGCGCTGCATCTCCTCGGCGGCGTTGAAGATCGGGATCGCCGACAGGCGCGCGAACGCGTTCTCCGCACCGCGCGCGGCCTGCGCGAGCCCGGCGACGCCCTGCGTGAACTGGTCGATGATCTGGTTGTAGAAGGTGAACGTCTGCAGCAGCGGCAGCTGCCCCGCGTCCACCTGCTGACGCACCTGCGGCACCTTCGAGTACAGCCCGGCGAACGTGGCGATGTTCTGCTTCACGCTCGCGGGCACGGTGTCGTCGTCGGCGAAGTTGCCTTCGAGGATCGAGCTGATCTGCGCGGCCGCCGCATCGGTCTTCGGCCGCGCGGCCTGCAGCGCCTGACGCGCGCCGCTCTGCCCGGCGAGCAGGCTCATCGACAGCTGCCGCTCCTGCTCGGCGGCGACGATGAACGGGATGCCCGGGCCTTCCGAACTGCGGATCTTCCGCGCGTAGTCGCGCGCCTGCAGCGCGTCGGTGATCAGGTAGCCGGCTAGCGCGACGCCGACGATCAGGAGAGCGAGACTCGGAATCAACGCGATCGCGAGCACGCGTGATCGAATCGACGAGCCGCGGTTGCGACGAACAGAATTCTGCTTCACCGTGGTCCGTTTTCCTTCCGGCAGTACAAGGTATTCGGGTCTCCCAGGGTTTTCTCACCCGGTTCCGACCAGCCGGATCAACTCACCGTGGTCCATCGCCCGCGACGACGTTAGGCAGGCCGGGCAGACACGTCAAGTCCGGATGCGAATCCAGGTCACGTTCCCGTGATCCACTCACAACTTCCCGCGGTACTTTGGAAAATCCGCCACGCTAAGGGTGAGCTTGGTCGCACGAGTAATGGGCCGGACGGCGGTGCCGCCGCGACCTGCAACGCGCTATCGGCGAGGTGATCGACGCGTGAGGAACACGAAATCATTCGGTGAGGTCCATCACGGAAGGCACGGACAGTCCGTGACGGTCACCTTACGCGCGGCCCTGAACTCCACGCGAGGACGAAAAGGCGTGAAATGGACTACACCGGCCGCGGAATCGCTGTTCGCACCGGCGCGATTACCACTTTTCAGCGCCGAACGCCGTTCGGA
Protein-coding regions in this window:
- a CDS encoding metallophosphoesterase, which gives rise to MRRVRRAAALVVALLLLFGEPWSVFVLLPGWPVAGTVAGTVVFAGAMVAFPVLMFQGHGPRQSDAAARAGDVMLGTAWVLFTWSVLGHVLRLALLVAGVDDPARPRIVAAASLVVSVVLLVVGNRIAMRVPPVKEVDVVIPRLGAGVDGLRVAVITDTHYGPLDRTKWSEKLVAEVNRLQADVVCHAGDLADGSVAKRRKQVDPLGGVQAGLGRFYITGNHEYFGEAQAWLDHMASLGWDTLHNRSTLVERGGDRILFAGIDDPTGAASGLPGHGPDLPAALAGADPDVPVVLLAHQPKQVKQAREAGVDLQISGHTHGGQIWPFHLLVRLDQPTLSGLTPHGPRTQLYNSRGSGFWGPPFRVFAPNEISLLTLRRAA
- a CDS encoding DoxX family protein, giving the protein MTTITRTQATPSTASATKPQLVERVRPIVLALFRVVTSALFLIHGLAGFGFFGGIDGQGGAVPFGSFPGFWASAIEVVGAVLILLGVATRPAAIVLSGVMAYAYFTVHAPLGLLPMQNMGEPAALYSWIFLTIAFTGPGAFALGSLRNRAEKARQ
- a CDS encoding nitrate- and nitrite sensing domain-containing protein codes for the protein MKQNSVRRNRGSSIRSRVLAIALIPSLALLIVGVALAGYLITDALQARDYARKIRSSEGPGIPFIVAAEQERQLSMSLLAGQSGARQALQAARPKTDAAAAQISSILEGNFADDDTVPASVKQNIATFAGLYSKVPQVRQQVDAGQLPLLQTFTFYNQIIDQFTQGVAGLAQAARGAENAFARLSAIPIFNAAEEMQRSDALSAAGLASGGLNGDEQRAYIGQIGAYHAQLEQSVPQMLPQVRASYDKLVAGPDWRTVTQVENAFLAGEKQLPVPQQQWRDAAHQVATTLMTMFVTQSAAATNAAIADADTTLTNSIIAGAAAVLIAIIVVLIALRLSRRFIARLARLREDTLDAAEVRLPELVERVRAGEPVDLEEGGHFLDHGDDEIGEVAEAFNKAQQAAIAAAVEEAKTREGTKTVFLNIAHRSQVIVHRQLKVLDAAERKQEDPDQLDTLFQLDHLSTRARRNAENLIILGGGQPGRQWRNPVGLAELVRGAAAETEDFSRVKTAALPSIAVRGPVVGDLVHLLAELIDNATSFSPPEARVELRGNIVGKGVVIEVEDQGLGLEKEQSDEFNAMLADPPDFGIMALSDEPRLGLFVVARLASRHGISVHLRESAYGGTRAIVLVRRDLLAPLAEAAPDVAEEQAPAPVPERPVQDPVRMSRVGRRAARLRPEPAPVAAVEQPAYEPPAPPVEQPAPPRAARPPRPPQPAWPAHEPRPAPENGRPQQPHRPEAPGRPALPQRRRQQNLVPQLREDRPAHELQDAREDTPELARNRLTAFQQGTRRARETEVDYDDNRYGDRD
- a CDS encoding alpha/beta fold hydrolase, with the translated sequence MPTTASADGTTLGYTRVGTGPSLVLVDGAMCYRGSTPNDAIAKELAGRFTVFTFDRRGRGESGNTLPYDVEREVEDVAAVVKEAGGEAGLFGISSGAVLALEAAQRGVPTNKLAVYEPPFVVDGSRKPLERDYTEKLEQAVKDDNRAEAVRLFMRVGVELPAPMVAMMRLMPAWPKLKRVAHTLPYDNAVMDGNQAGRPLPEGRWSGIAAPTLVIDGGKSPQWMRAGVSQLARTLPGATYRTLPGQTHLVKAKALAPVLAEFFTPR
- a CDS encoding NUDIX domain-containing protein, which codes for MAAKHSAGLLLFRRRDEVEVLLAHMGGPFWAKKDEAAWSLPKGELEDGEEPVAAARREFAEELGLPAPDGEWLALGDVRQSGKVVTAWAVEADLAPAAVVPGTFELEWPPRSGRKQEFPEVDRVEWFGLDDARVKLVKGQRAFLDRLSELV
- a CDS encoding ATP/GTP-binding protein, which encodes MASGNSEPRRALTATAVKVLIAGGFGVGKTTMVGSVSEVPPLRTEEVITTASEGVDDLSGVEQKTTTTVALDFGRITINPELILYLFGTPGQDRFWFMWDELAEGALGAVVLADTRRLESCFAAVDFFERRGLPFIVGVNCFDGAYRYGTEEVRAALDLDPDVPLLLCDARERESTKQVLTILMEHVVKYSDLAAAGY
- a CDS encoding roadblock/LC7 domain-containing protein, which translates into the protein MANNGVNELDWLLDDLVKRVAGAERAVVLSSDGLLIGRSSNLSEEDGEHLSAVASAFQSLARGTGRHFGGGNVRQTMVEMDHAFLFVTAAGRGACLALLASADADMGLVAYEMNLMVKRVGAVLTAAPRAGVVQRTSP
- a CDS encoding DUF742 domain-containing protein codes for the protein MSGRHESWFDDEAGPLVRSYAVTGGRTRSDTLGLDLITLVVAMRTAREVAAIEPEYAQILSLCQKPTSVAEVAARVDLPLPVVKVLLSDLIEQNLVLFRTAAPPTEAPNKHVLQAVLDGIRKL
- a CDS encoding HAD family phosphatase codes for the protein MATRALIFDFDGTLADTEAAVLQSWQEMFRDHGTELPLEVWHTVIGTQNTAATMFELLAERVANIDPEQLRPGMRARVHQLLEAEGPREGVLGYLDEAASRNLKLGVASSSSGTWVHGQLARLGLAERFGSVETGDRHAAKPRPDTYLAALATLDVVADQAIAFEDSPHGVSAAKAAGIPTVAVPNAITTVLDFGHADLVLPSFTAKPLAEVLDLLG